The Mangifera indica cultivar Alphonso chromosome 8, CATAS_Mindica_2.1, whole genome shotgun sequence genome has a window encoding:
- the LOC123224518 gene encoding zinc finger protein 11-like gives MKKSTYLMSNKVKENWESEKFSFQGYHSFGLIWPPRNYNCSFCKREFRSAQALGGHMNVHRRDRARLRQLPPPVVEFQHPKFSSNSNPNPSFSSSSSPLSKFLPLPYTTTKSLFSASSTSFSSSPPLSKFLPFPYTTTKSLFSPSPTYFSSSSSASPNEENKRLLECTRRDTMTPRWGDTTIKKNTRAEWAGKLVGTRAHKVSKKEEAISLNLEMGLKDAKEVLDLELRLGHF, from the coding sequence ATGAAGAAGAGCACCTATCTGATGTCTAACAAGGTTAAAGAAAATTGGGAGTCTGAGAAATTTAGTTTTCAAGGTTATCATTCATTTGGGTTAATATGGCCTCCAAGAAATTATAACTGCAGCTTTTGCAAGAGAGAATTCAGGTCTGCTCAAGCTCTTGGTGGCCATATGAACGTTCATAGAAGAGATAGAGCCAGGTTGAGACAGTTACCTCCACCTGTTGTTGAATTTCAACACCCTAAATTTAGCTCTAACTCTAACCCTAACCCtagtttttcttcttcatcatctccTTTATCCAAGTTCTTACCACTCCCTTACACAACAACTAAGTCCTTGTTTTCTGCATCTTCCACTTCTTTCTCTTCATCGCCTCCTTTATCTAAGTTCTTACCATTCCCTTACACAACAACTAAGTCCTTGTTTTCTCCATCTCCCACTTATTTCTCTTCATCATCCTCAGCTTCTCCAAATGAGGAAAACAAACGATTACTTGAGTGTACTAGAAGAGATACCATGACTCCTCGATGGGGAGACACAACCATTAAGAAGAATACCAGGGCTGAATGGGCCGGGAAATTGGTGGGTACTCGTGCACACAAAGTTTCCAAGAAAGAGGAAGCTATCAGCTTGAACTTAGAGATGGGGTTGAAAGATGCCAAAGAAGTTTTAGATTTGGAGCTTCGGCTTGGGCATTTTTAA